In the genome of Cryptomeria japonica chromosome 8, Sugi_1.0, whole genome shotgun sequence, one region contains:
- the LOC131857888 gene encoding auxin-induced protein 15A-like: protein MKSLAKKLQRLARKTHMSSSMRSSSVPPGFLPVYVGKEGHRFVVDVNFLSHPLFEELLELSAEELGYSHKGGLRVACNIRIFEYLLSLLNSRNPSAHYLQITDLLNQFSG from the coding sequence ATGAAGAGTCTAGCAAAGAAGTTGCAGAGATTAGCCAGGAAAACCCATATGAGCAGTTCTATGAGATCTTCAAGCGTTCCACCAGGATTCTTGCCTGTTTATGTTGGCAAAGAAGGCCACCGTTTTGTTGTGGATGTGAATTTTTTGAGCCACCCTTTGTTCGAGGAGCTTTTAGAGTTGTCTGCAGAGGAGTTGGGATATTCTCACAAGGGTGGCCTTAGAGTGGCCTGTAACATAAGGATATTTGAATATCTGCTCAGCCTTCTCAATTCCAGGAACCCATCTGCCCATTACTTGCAAATAACCGACCTATTAAATCAGTTTTCTGGCTAA